The following proteins come from a genomic window of Diorhabda carinulata isolate Delta chromosome X, icDioCari1.1, whole genome shotgun sequence:
- the LOC130900845 gene encoding DNA polymerase iota, producing MDTKWKSELEDHSRTIIHIDIDCFYAQVEAIKNPKLQFVPLGIRQKDYIVTSNYIARSYGVNKFGPVSEALLKCPNLVLVNGEDLHDYRQKSYEVTSLIQKYSNLVERLGLDENFVDITDLVTERFEQNLITNVVGHTFGETADLCDCGCSLRLKIGTVIAQEIRDEIKTVLKLTTSAGIAHNKLLSKIAGNVHKPDQQTVVFPNNAVELMLSLPSISKIPGIGNTLSEQLGTIDINSVKDLQNTSFSVLSNLLGNEKAKYVKNLSFGIDESVLKCSGKPQSIGIEDSCKVIGVENEVKEKLEQLLSRLVILLAEDGRLPKTIKLTIRRFHKEKKNRSTRETRQCNINPSLFNFENKTQLSEGSMKKIMTIIMHLFHKIVDAKKTYHLTLLGLAFTKFLEKPSVTNVLTNFIKKDIEVQSVTDIKNNIATIKSTDLVPTTLDVFQDSDSEPPVKKYKVTNRHLDSPTDLPVANLNLSSEPVSSNNMNQVFDDSISGTSERNIEQVECPPNIDKSVFQELPTDVQRELWEEYKQDRQTDRRFEKNKRLKSNNILNYFSKK from the exons ATGGATACAAA ATGGAAATCCGAATTAGAAGACCACTCCAGAACAATAATTCATATAGATATAGACTGTTTTTATGCCCAAGTTGAAGCGATAAAAAATCCTAAGTTACAATTTGTTCCATTAGGTATTAGACAGAAAGATTATATAGTTACTTCTAATTACATAGCAAGAAGCTACGGGGTCAATAAATTCGGACCTGTAAGTGAGGCTTTATTGAAATGCCCCAATTTGGTATTAGTAAATGGTGAAGATCTGCATGACTATCGACAAAAATCATATGAAGTTACCTCTTTAATACAGAAATATTCTAATTTAGTGGAACGTTTAGGCTTGGacgaaaattttgttgatattacAGATTTAGTTACAGAgagatttgaacaaaatttaataactaaTGTAGTTGGACACACTTTTGGTGAAACAGCTGACTTATGTGACTGTGGTTGCAGTTTAAGATTGAAAATAGGTACGGTGATAGCTCAAGAAATACGCGACGAAATTAAAACAGTATTAAAATTAACAACTAGTGCTGGTATCGCTCACAACAAACTTCTCTCTAAAATAGCTGGGAATGTCCATAAACCAGATCAACAGACAGTTGTGTTCCCAAACAATGCGGTGGAACTTATGCTGAGCCTTCCTTCCATTTCAAAGATTCCTGGTATAGGAAATACTCTATCTGAACAACTTGGTACTATTGACATAAATAGTGTAAAAGATCTACAGAATACAAGTTTTTCAGTATTAAGTAATCTTTTGGGAAATGAAAAAGctaaatatgttaaaaatttaagttttggTATTGACGAAAGTGTTCTCAAATGTTCTGGAAAACCACAAAGTATTGGTATAGAAGATAGTTGTAAAGTTATAGGTGTGGAAAatgaagtaaaagaaaaattagaacaaCTCCTAAGTAGGTTAGTGATTTTATTAGCTGAAGATGGAAGATTGCCCAAAACAATCAAATTGACAATAAGGAGGTTTCAcaaggaaaagaaaaataggAGTACCCGTGAAACAAGACAGTGCAACATTAACCCATCATTGttcaatttcgaaaataaaactcAACTCTCTGAAGgaagtatgaaaaaaatcatgacAATTATAATGCATTTATTTCACAAGATAGTTGATGCTAAAAAAACTTATCACTTAACTTTGTTGGGTCTGGCATTTacgaaatttctagaaaaaccAAGTGTTACAAATGttctaacaaattttattaaaaaagatattgaagTTCAATCAGTaacagatataaaaaataacattgctACCATCAAATCCACAGACCTTGTACCTACCACTTTAGATGTTTTTCAAGACAGTGACTCCGAACCTcctgttaaaaaatataaagttacaaATCGTCATTTAGATTCACCGACAGATTTACCAGTTGCCAATTTGAATTTAAGTTCTGAACCTGTTTCCTCAAATAATATGAACCAAGTATTTGATGATTCGATTAGTGGTACTTCAgaaagaaatattgaacaaGTTGAATGTCCACCTAATATAGATAAATCTGTCTTCCAGGAATTACCAACAGACGTGCAACGTGAACTGTGGGAAGAGTATAAACAGGATAGACAAACTGATAGAAGATTTGAGAAAAACAAAAGGTTGAagagtaataatattttaaattatttttccaagaAATAA